Within Halorubrum lacusprofundi ATCC 49239, the genomic segment GACGCCGAATCGATCGCGGGGATCGCCGCGCGTGAGTTCGACGTAGTGCTCTTTACCGACTTCGGCTCCGGACAGCTCGACGTGATCGTTGGCCACGAGGATCGCGGCGACTTCGTCCCCGTGATCGCCGACCACCATCAGCCAGCCGACCGTGACACGGATTTCCACCTCAACCCCCTCCTTGAGGGGCTAAACGGCGCGAGCGAGCTGTCGGGCGCGGGCGCGAGCTACGTGCTTGCCCGCGCGTTGGAGGGCCCCGACGGCGACAACCGTGACCTCGCCGCACTGGCGGTGGTGGGCGCGGTCGGCGACATGCAGGACTCCGACGGCGGGCTCATCGGCGCCAACGAGGCGATCGTCGCCGACGGCGTTGACGCCGGCGTCATCGAGACACGGACGGACTTGGACCTGTACGGCAGGCAGACGCGCCCGCTCCCGAAACTTCTTGAGTACGCCTCTGACGTGAAGATCCCGGGTGTCTCGAACGACGAGGCGGGTGCGATCTCCTTCCTCACCGACCTCGACATCGAGGTGAAACGCGACGGAGAGTGGCGGCGTTGGGTCGACCTCGATGCAGGGGAGCGACAGATTCTCGCGTCCGGACTGATGCGCCGCGCCGTCGCCTCCGGCGTCCCCGCCGACCGGATCGAGGCGCTCGTCGGTACCTCCTACACCCTCGTCGACGAGGAGCCCGGCACAGAGTTGCGGGACGTAAGCGAGTTTTCCACGCTCCTCAACGCCACCGCCCGGTATGAACGGGCCGACGTGGGACTCGCGGTGTGTCTCGGCGACCGGGGTGACGCACTCTCCGAGGCGCGCCGGCTCCTCCGGAACCACAGAAAGAACCTCTCTGAGGGGCTTCAGTGGGTGAAAAGCGAGGGCGTCACTGAGGAGCAGCACCTCCAGTGGTTCGACGCTGGCTCGCGGATCCGCGAGACGATCGTCGGGATCGTCGCGGGGATGGCGATCGGCTCGCCGGCGCTCGATCGCTCGAAGCCCGTAATCGCGTTCGCCGAGGAGAGCGCCGAGGAGCTGAAGGTGTCCTCGCGGGGATCACACTCCCTGGTTCGGCAGGGACTCGACCTCTCCGCAGTGATGCGAGAGGCGAGTCAGGCCGTCGGCGGCGACGGCGGCGGTCACGACGTGGCCGCGGGCGCGACGATCCCGATCGGCGAGCGCGATGCGTTCGTCGCCGAGGCGGACCGGCTGATCGGCGAACAGCTCTCGTAGCGACGTATCGAGGAGAACAGAAGCGTCAATCCGGCCGCGTCAGGCCTCACCGAGATCACGGAACATCGCGCGGTAGTCGTCGGAGGATAGCGACTCGCCGAGCTCGTCGATGTTGGCGTCGAGGTCTTCGAGCCGCTCGACCAGTTCGGCGTACGACTCGTTCCCTTCACGTTGGGCGGCCGGCTTCTGGGTGTTGAGCACCGCGCGCTTGCTCGCCAACGCCGCGGCCTCCTGGATCAGGCCGTCGTACTCGCTGCGGGTCAACAGCGTCTCGATCGCCGCCAGCAGCTTCGAGCGACTGACGGGCTTGGTGAGGTACAGATCGAACCCCATGTCGATGATGTCAAAGTCGGGCTCGACGGCGGTGACCATCGCGACCCGACAGTCGTAGCCGGCCTCACGGATGTGTTCGAGCACGTCGTCGCCGCTCCCGTCTGGGAGTCGACGGTCGAGCAACACCACGTCGACCGCGCCGTCGACCCGATCGATCGCCTCGGCGGCTGTCTCGGCGAGATCTACGTCGTATCGCTCTTCGAGGAAGCCGGCGTACAACGCGGCGATATCCGGCTCGTCCTCGACGACGAGGACCGATGGATTGCTCACCGCCGATCACCGCCGGGGTCGACGGGGGACGCTTCACCGGGCATACACGAAGGGGCGGCGTGTCGAGGAATAAACCTGTCGCCGTCCGTGCGGTCGGTCCGTCGGATCGTCTTTTATATACTCCCGCTGCTAAGAACGGGACGAATGTCAGAACTCGTCTCCACCGGGGTCGAGGGGCTCGACTCGATCCTCACCGGCGGAATCACGGAGCGATCGACGGTCCTCGTCTCCGGAAACCCCGGTACGGGCAAGAGTATCTTTGGGATCCAGTACCTCTACCACGGCGTCACCGAACACGACGAGCGCGGGGTGTACGTCTCCTTCGAGGAGGACGAAGCGGACATCCGCGGCGCCGCCGAGTCGATCGGGTTAGAGGGGTTCGGCGACCTCGTCGACAGCGGCGACATCGTTATCTTGGACAAGCGAGAGATGCTGCGCGAGACCGATTTCTCGACGGCAGTCGACAAGCTGCTCGACACGATCGAAGATGGAGAGTTCGATCGGCTGGTCCTCGACTCGCTATCGATGTTCCAGCTCTTCTTCGACGCCGAACAGGAGAAGCGGACGTACCTGCTGAAGTTCTCGGACATCCTCAAGGCCCCCGGGCTGACCTCGCTGCTCATCAACGAGCAGGGCGCGGTGTTCCCCGACACCGAGGTCGGACTGGAGAACTTCCTCACCGACGGGAATATCTACTTCATCCAGACGCCGACCGACTCCGGCGTCAACCGCTACGTCTGGGTGGCAAAGATGCGGAAGCAGGATATCGACACCGACATCTTCCCGATGGAGATCGGTGAGGGCGGGATCACCGTCCACGAGCGGGCCGGCGGATTCTCGATGATGGGGCGGTCAGAAGAGCCCTCGTTCTGACTTCAGCGAGGATACAAACGAACGCGGGCTGGCGGAGACGAACGCGATCTTCGGAGACAAACGCGGAGTGTTACTTACTCGACGAGAGATCACGCCACACGTCATCGAGCCGGTTCTTCACCGCGGAGCGCTCCTCGACCTCCACAGTGAGCCCGTCGCGGAAGTCGACTTCGACGCCGTCGACCTTCCGGCGGTACACCTTCACACGGCGGTGTTCGTCCGAGAGCGGTCGGTCATGGAGCTCAAGCAGGTCAGCTTCCTCGAGTTCGTTGATCCGACGGTAACACGTCGCGATCGGGACGTCAAGTTCGTCGCTGAGGTCCTGTGCGGACATCGCGTCGCCGGTCGCGGTCAGGATATCCGTGTTGTACTTGTTGCCGAGCACCGTGATCAGGTTGTCCCCCACCATTCACGTTATCGAAACTGATTTTTAGTCTTAAAAGGGTATCGGTAATCATTATCGGCCGAGATGCCGCTCCGGGACGCTGTCGAACAGTGTGCCGGGCGTTCGGCTTCTTCGGGTATTTCCGGGTGTTATCGCCGGTGATAGCCGCCACCGTGGGTTTATACGTCGACTCCGGTCACGGTGGGTATGGAGCTCATCGAGGGGCTGTATCTCGTGACGACTACCGTGCTGGCCGGCGCGAGCGTGACGCTGCTCGCGTTCGCGGTTTCGGCGTACCGATCGTCGGGCCGAACGGCGATGGCGTACCTCGCGGTCGGGTTCGGGCTCGTCGTCCTCGCCGCCGTGGCGACGCCCGTGGCCGCCTTCCGGACCTCGTTCGCGAACCCGCAGGCGCTGCTGCTCGTCAACACCGGCCTGCTGGCGGCGTCGATGGCGCTGGTCGCCGGGAGCCTCGCGGTGTACGAACCCGGGACGCGGGAGTTCGTGATCCCCGACTCGGAGCTGGCGCAGATCCAAGATCGCTGAGGCGGGTCGGAACTCCGCGGAGCGGCCGAAGCGATCGGCGGCGGACCAGCGGATTCGGGAAGCGACTGTCCGACGATCGCACGCGAGAGCGTCGCGGATCCGCGTGCCGACCGCGCTCGATCCGACCGTCGATACGGAACTCTCACAGATCCAACGCCGATAATCCGATCACGACTTTGTTGATATATTCAAAAATCATTCGCTAGAAAATAATCCGATAATCGCAACACTGCAGCGTTTTATCAATTTGGATAATCTGCACGGAGTCTTTAATAGGGAAATTACACTTCGTAGCGATAACGCCCGCCGGGCAGGCCGGGGGCCAACGCAACACACAATGTTCGAAACAATACTGAACGAGGAAGAGCGCGGTCAGGTTGGCATCGGTACGCTCATCGTGTTCATCGCGATGGTACTGGTGGCGGCGATCGCCGCCGGTGTCCTGATCAACACGGCCGGCTTCCTCCAGTCGCAGGCGGAAGCAACCGGACAGGAGAGTACGGATCTCGTCTCCGAACGGATCGACGTGACGAGCGAGGTCGGTATCGTCGGGAACAACAGCACCGGCGAACTTGAGTCGATCCGCGTCGCCGTTACCGGTGCGGCCGGGTCCGATCAGATCGACTTATCAGAGACGACGATCCAAGCGGTCGGTCCGAACGGACAGGCGAACCTCGTGTTCACCGACGAGGCTGCAAATGGTACATCTCTAGTCAATAACGAGAGCACATACAATGCGAGCAGCCTCAATGCGAGTGAGTTCGCTGTGCAAGATTCCCAAGGCGATTGGGTCAGCAGTGGCGGTGCAGTGCTGGACGACGAGAACGATTACACCATCGTCCTCAACCCTGGCGCAGAACCGTTCGGGAGCCTCACTGCGGACGGTACCGATGGCACAGCAGTCTACGGTGGAACGTGGACCTACGCTCACCAAACTGCAGACGAAGAGGCCTTCGGACAGAGCCAATCCTCGTCGCTCGAGATCGTCTCGCCCGCGTCGGCGACGACCTCACTCGAACTCACTTCGCCCGACCTCTACAGCGAAGACGGCGAAGCGGTCCGGCTCTAACGAGCCTCGAATAGCCCCCTAACTACCTTCCCGGCGGATCCCTCCGCCCGGAACACCTATTTTCTCGCACCACAACGGCTACGCCATGAGTGACCACGAGGCACCGCCGGCCGACCCCGACGAACTCGACTTCACCGACGACGAGAGCGTCGTCGAGATCGGGGAGAGCCGGTACGTCGTCGGGACGAACGGCCGGCCCAACGTCCGCCGGTCGCAGCCGGACCGGCGCCCCGCCGACGAGACGGGCTTTACGTCCGCCGACCCGTCGAACCCGGCGGAGCGGCGACCGCCGGACCCGGGCGGCGGCTCGGGGGGCGCAGAGGCTGGAGGTGGCGGAAACGCTGACGCGCCCCGCGATGCAGGCGGTCAGGCGCAGGGCGGCCACAGCGCTCCCGAGGTCGACCGCCAGTCGGTGAGCCGATGGCTGGCGAGTTCCTTCGACGACGACGGGTTCACCTACGGGATCGACGCGACGCTCCACGTCGACGGCGACACCACCCGCCAGCGGATGGTCTCGAACGACGTGACGGCGACGTTCGACTCGCTCGTGTCGTGGTTCGCGTCCAACGCGGGCCCGAGCTCGCCGACGCCGGAGGCGCTCGGACTCCTACTCGTCGCGAGCGAGACGACCGTCGACGTGCCGCCGGTGGCGATCAAGCGCTTCGCCGCGAGCCAGGGGCTCACGGCGAGCGACAGCATCGGCGATCTGGTGCGCGCGGCTGAGGAAGCCAACGGCTTCCGGATCGAGTAGCGAGTTCCTCTGGTAGCGATTTTCGAGGACGTGTTTATAAGAGAACGAGCAGCGCGACGCCGAGCAGCGCGAACACCGCGTACAGCCCGGCCATCACCTCGCGTTTCAGCGGGCTCCCGAGCGGCTCCGCGGTCAGACGACGGATCGGCGGGAGGATCGCGATCCCGCCGAGAATTAGGGGGAAGGCGCCGACCTGCGGGACCAGCGTGAGCGCGACGACAATCGTCCCGTAGCCGAACACGTAGCAGCCGCGGCGCCAGAGCTGCTCGCGGTCGGTGAGTTGCTCGGTCGGGACGAACCCGGACCCACCGCCGTCACTCTCGGCGTTCCCGGCGTTTCCGAAGTCCCCACCGCCTCCGCCGCCCGTCCCCCCGGACTCGGCGGCCACCTGCTGGGCCTGCCGCTGTACGTACTCGTCGAGTTCCTCGGCGGCGTCCTCCGTTTGAGGGGCGCCGCAGTCGACGCAGTAGCGGGCCTCGTCGTCGAGCGACGAGTCACATCGGGGGCAGGTCTTCATCCTCATCGAAACCGTACCGCGGGCGGACTTAACTCTTCGGAGCTTTGCTGACGGCCCGATCCCGCTTCGGTCCGTCGATTTACTTCGCGTTCCTCCTCGATGAGTCGATCTGGTTCTCCGACACGATAATCGGGAGGGTACGCTTTAGTCGCTGAGATCCCGAGGACGTACCAACCGACAGCGGGCCGGCGGAACGGCTCGGCCCGTCACGCGAAACGGACACCACGATGACCTCCAGATCTTCACCGAACGGCGCGGATCGGTCCGGCCGGACGACGACGGCCGACGGTCGAAGCGGACGGACCGATTTGGATACCGGGCGCGCCGGCTCGCACACGAAACCGGGCGAGGGGAATGCGGAGAGGGACATGGAAGCGACGCTCCGCGCCCGGCTCTCGGACCTCGGCGTCGTGCTGGTCGCGATCGCGGTACTCCTCTCGTTCCTCAGCGCGGCGGCCACGGGCCCCGCATCAGCGACTCTCATGGGAGGAGATGCGGCGACAGGCGGTGGAGACGAGGTCGCCCCGGCGATCGCGGCTGACGACGAAGCGGAACCGGGTGGCGCCGCCCGGCGGGAGATCAGCGGATCGTTTAGCCGACCGACATACACCGGGACGGCGGGGGATCCCGTGGAGATCAGACACGTCATCGGCGCGTCCGGAAACGATAGCGCGTACCTGCTGATCGGCGGCAACCGGCTTACCGACTCCGGCGGAACGGTCGGGTTCGTCGACGTTGTCAAGGCATCCGGCGGGTCAACGACAATTAACACGCGGCTTCTCGGGACGAACGAGAGCAACGTCGAGAGCTGTAGCGACCCCGCCACGAACTGCGACCTCGAGTTCAGAAACGGGGACGGCGACGTGATCGCGAAGAGCCTCGCGGAGCTGTCCGGCGCGGCTGGCGCAACCGGCGCGAGCGGCCTCGCACGCCCTCTCGCCCCGCAGCGATACCGGCTCGCGGTCACGAACGGGACGTTCATCGTCCGGAACTCCGGTGCGGTGGACCCCGTTAAGGTGGCCGCGGAGTCCGACCTCGTGTTAGAGAGCCCGACGTTCCACGACGACGTCGAGGTGTTCACGACCGCGGACAGCGACGTGATCACCGACGGCGAGGGCGAGACCGAGTCGCTCGGCGCGCTCAGGGAGAACGGGCTCGAGCGCACGGCGGTGACGAAGGGCGACCGCGTCGTGCTGGGCTTCGAGTCGACCGGAATCTGGGGCGCCCTGTCGTACTTCGCCGAGCGGCGGTCGACCGGGGCGATCGAGCCCGGGACCCAGATCGATCACCGAGTCCTCTCCGACCTCCTCGAGGCCGAGGAGGGCGTCTCGCTGCGAATCCGGCAGACGAACCCCGGACGAAACGAGCGGGGGGCGGAGTTCGACCTCGCAAATGCCGACCCGAAGGACGTCACGCTCTATCTCGCGGAGGGAGAGACGCTCGAACGCGGCGAGAGCGATCGGGCGCCCGGTCGGTTCTACCTCGCGATAGACACGAGCGACGGGGGCCCGTTCACCGACGACCCCGAACCGGGCGACGAGTTCGCGGTCGAGTTCGCTCTGGAGGGGACCGACGGCGAGCGGTACGCGTTCCGTGACGGCCAAGAGCCGCCGGCGGCGTTCGAACCGAAGTCGGAGGCGAACGACCGGGTGTCGGAGCAGTATCCGTACCACGAGAGCGCCGACGGTCGGGTGAGCACCGAGGCGTCGTTCAGCGTCAGTGAACGCTACCTCCGCTACGAGCACGTCACCGCCGACCGCGACCTCCTCATCGAGGCCGGCAACGAGAGTATCACCGGGACGACCTCGATCCTGCCCGCGACGGAGCTGTCGGCGACGATTGTCAGGGACGGCGACGAGGGACCGTCACGGACCGAGTCCGAGTTAACGATCGACAGAGGGAACTTCTCCGTGGACAGC encodes:
- a CDS encoding single-stranded-DNA-specific exonuclease RecJ is translated as MAVADPPVPELTARANACAGRLRAADRVLLASHIDADGLTSGAVASTALARAGIDHEVVFEKQLDAESIAGIAAREFDVVLFTDFGSGQLDVIVGHEDRGDFVPVIADHHQPADRDTDFHLNPLLEGLNGASELSGAGASYVLARALEGPDGDNRDLAALAVVGAVGDMQDSDGGLIGANEAIVADGVDAGVIETRTDLDLYGRQTRPLPKLLEYASDVKIPGVSNDEAGAISFLTDLDIEVKRDGEWRRWVDLDAGERQILASGLMRRAVASGVPADRIEALVGTSYTLVDEEPGTELRDVSEFSTLLNATARYERADVGLAVCLGDRGDALSEARRLLRNHRKNLSEGLQWVKSEGVTEEQHLQWFDAGSRIRETIVGIVAGMAIGSPALDRSKPVIAFAEESAEELKVSSRGSHSLVRQGLDLSAVMREASQAVGGDGGGHDVAAGATIPIGERDAFVAEADRLIGEQLS
- a CDS encoding DUF7500 family protein, whose amino-acid sequence is MSDHEAPPADPDELDFTDDESVVEIGESRYVVGTNGRPNVRRSQPDRRPADETGFTSADPSNPAERRPPDPGGGSGGAEAGGGGNADAPRDAGGQAQGGHSAPEVDRQSVSRWLASSFDDDGFTYGIDATLHVDGDTTRQRMVSNDVTATFDSLVSWFASNAGPSSPTPEALGLLLVASETTVDVPPVAIKRFAASQGLTASDSIGDLVRAAEEANGFRIE
- a CDS encoding BGTF surface domain-containing protein encodes the protein MTSRSSPNGADRSGRTTTADGRSGRTDLDTGRAGSHTKPGEGNAERDMEATLRARLSDLGVVLVAIAVLLSFLSAAATGPASATLMGGDAATGGGDEVAPAIAADDEAEPGGAARREISGSFSRPTYTGTAGDPVEIRHVIGASGNDSAYLLIGGNRLTDSGGTVGFVDVVKASGGSTTINTRLLGTNESNVESCSDPATNCDLEFRNGDGDVIAKSLAELSGAAGATGASGLARPLAPQRYRLAVTNGTFIVRNSGAVDPVKVAAESDLVLESPTFHDDVEVFTTADSDVITDGEGETESLGALRENGLERTAVTKGDRVVLGFESTGIWGALSYFAERRSTGAIEPGTQIDHRVLSDLLEAEEGVSLRIRQTNPGRNERGAEFDLANADPKDVTLYLAEGETLERGESDRAPGRFYLAIDTSDGGPFTDDPEPGDEFAVEFALEGTDGERYAFRDGQEPPAAFEPKSEANDRVSEQYPYHESADGRVSTEASFSVSERYLRYEHVTADRDLLIEAGNESITGTTSILPATELSATIVRDGDEGPSRTESELTIDRGNFSVDSGLADAAPGTKASYRLYRGQSLQDSRTVLVVSDAGDPARLRLTNGTTTNLTVTRGESLSNLSATVQNIGQLQSRERLSLDIDDGTIVEERHVTVGPEASKNETFGEINARLEPGEYPYVLAIDGHSVNGTLTVEADPSVTRVDDAGADGGDSAAIDGAEGGDGGDGEGEADEADGDGSDDGGSDEGTSSGGGGGDAPNEELPDDEAPDGASPTFLPFGIGTRETFGGTLLVGATYLLGHWV
- a CDS encoding zinc ribbon domain-containing protein gives rise to the protein MKTCPRCDSSLDDEARYCVDCGAPQTEDAAEELDEYVQRQAQQVAAESGGTGGGGGGDFGNAGNAESDGGGSGFVPTEQLTDREQLWRRGCYVFGYGTIVVALTLVPQVGAFPLILGGIAILPPIRRLTAEPLGSPLKREVMAGLYAVFALLGVALLVLL
- a CDS encoding RAD55 family ATPase, whose translation is MSELVSTGVEGLDSILTGGITERSTVLVSGNPGTGKSIFGIQYLYHGVTEHDERGVYVSFEEDEADIRGAAESIGLEGFGDLVDSGDIVILDKREMLRETDFSTAVDKLLDTIEDGEFDRLVLDSLSMFQLFFDAEQEKRTYLLKFSDILKAPGLTSLLINEQGAVFPDTEVGLENFLTDGNIYFIQTPTDSGVNRYVWVAKMRKQDIDTDIFPMEIGEGGITVHERAGGFSMMGRSEEPSF
- a CDS encoding archaellin/type IV pilin N-terminal domain-containing protein — protein: MFETILNEEERGQVGIGTLIVFIAMVLVAAIAAGVLINTAGFLQSQAEATGQESTDLVSERIDVTSEVGIVGNNSTGELESIRVAVTGAAGSDQIDLSETTIQAVGPNGQANLVFTDEAANGTSLVNNESTYNASSLNASEFAVQDSQGDWVSSGGAVLDDENDYTIVLNPGAEPFGSLTADGTDGTAVYGGTWTYAHQTADEEAFGQSQSSSLEIVSPASATTSLELTSPDLYSEDGEAVRL
- a CDS encoding DUF7521 family protein, with protein sequence MELIEGLYLVTTTVLAGASVTLLAFAVSAYRSSGRTAMAYLAVGFGLVVLAAVATPVAAFRTSFANPQALLLVNTGLLAASMALVAGSLAVYEPGTREFVIPDSELAQIQDR
- a CDS encoding response regulator transcription factor is translated as MSNPSVLVVEDEPDIAALYAGFLEERYDVDLAETAAEAIDRVDGAVDVVLLDRRLPDGSGDDVLEHIREAGYDCRVAMVTAVEPDFDIIDMGFDLYLTKPVSRSKLLAAIETLLTRSEYDGLIQEAAALASKRAVLNTQKPAAQREGNESYAELVERLEDLDANIDELGESLSSDDYRAMFRDLGEA
- a CDS encoding helix-turn-helix domain-containing protein encodes the protein MVGDNLITVLGNKYNTDILTATGDAMSAQDLSDELDVPIATCYRRINELEEADLLELHDRPLSDEHRRVKVYRRKVDGVEVDFRDGLTVEVEERSAVKNRLDDVWRDLSSSK